A part of Solibacillus sp. FSL H8-0538 genomic DNA contains:
- a CDS encoding LCP family glycopolymer transferase, which yields MESKSSRVERRMKAKKKKIMISSIVIVVLAIVFFASFNVYSFKKALNKMNEPQVNAAVPSKETSGKALQEDPFSILLLGIDERENDSGRTDTMIVATVNPALGTIKMLSIPRDSRVEIIGNNTTEKINHAYTRGGIAMSVATVENMLSIPIDHYVAVNMEGFLSIIDVVDGIDVKNDLDLTHRTYHFPKGEISLGGEEALVFSRIRYEDPRGDFGRQIRQKQLLEALFAEAKNPKMFLQLNDIFEVLGDNVKMNFSTTQLMDLQKLYGKLNKDIEQLQFEHGEGKRIDTYWYYILDEAELAEVSGVLKAHLESVE from the coding sequence ATGGAGAGCAAATCAAGCCGAGTGGAGAGACGAATGAAAGCCAAGAAGAAAAAAATCATGATCTCCTCTATTGTCATTGTCGTATTAGCAATCGTCTTTTTTGCGAGTTTCAATGTTTATTCGTTTAAAAAGGCATTAAATAAAATGAATGAACCGCAAGTAAATGCAGCTGTTCCTAGTAAAGAAACGTCAGGTAAAGCCCTTCAGGAAGATCCGTTTTCTATCCTTCTTTTAGGCATTGATGAACGTGAAAATGACTCAGGTCGAACAGATACGATGATTGTGGCTACAGTTAATCCTGCTTTAGGAACAATTAAAATGCTTAGTATTCCGAGAGATTCCCGCGTTGAAATTATCGGTAATAATACTACTGAAAAGATCAATCATGCCTATACGCGAGGCGGTATCGCCATGTCAGTTGCAACTGTGGAAAACATGCTGTCGATTCCAATTGATCACTATGTTGCGGTGAATATGGAGGGGTTTTTATCCATTATTGACGTTGTTGACGGCATTGATGTGAAAAATGATCTAGATTTAACGCATCGTACGTATCATTTTCCAAAAGGGGAAATTTCGTTAGGCGGGGAAGAAGCGCTTGTCTTTTCACGCATTCGTTACGAGGACCCACGTGGTGATTTCGGCAGACAAATCAGACAAAAACAATTGCTCGAAGCGCTATTTGCAGAGGCGAAAAATCCGAAAATGTTTCTTCAGCTAAATGATATTTTTGAAGTGCTTGGCGATAATGTTAAAATGAATTTCTCCACAACGCAACTGATGGACCTACAAAAGCTGTACGGGAAATTGAATAAGGATATCGAACAACTGCAATTTGAACACGGCGAAGGGAAAAGAATCGACACCTATTGGTACTACATACTAGATGAAGCAGAATTGGCCGAAGTAAGTGGCGTGTTGAAAGCACATTTAGAGAGTGTAGAATAA